The Chitinophagaceae bacterium nucleotide sequence CGGATCGGCCTGTTGAAATGCCTGGCGGAAAGCCTGCAGCCCTGCAATCTTAAACGATATATCATTACTGTCAACAGGATGCATCTTACCATCAAACACACATACACGCACATCACGTACATAAGAGCCGGTTAACGGACCTTCATTCATTTTTTCCATCACACCTTTTAATACAGAAGGAAGAAAGCGTTGATCAATGGCACCGCCAACTATACAATTATAGTAAACAAGTTTGCCGCCCCATGGCAGTTCATTGATTTCCCTGGCACGTACGTTAAAATCAGCTGGCTCGGGCATTCCTTCATACCAGGGTTCAATACGTAAATGCACTTCACCAAACTGTCCGCTGCCACCACTTTGTTTTTTATGACGGTACATACTGTCTGCACTGCGACGGATCGTTTCACGGTAAGCAATCCTTGGGCGTTTGAATTTCACTTCAATCTTTTGCAAATGTTCGATTTTCCATTTGGCAACAGCAAGATGCATATCGCCCATACTGTGAATCAGCGTTTGCTTTAATTCCGGTGAAACTTCAACACGAAGAGTTGGATCTTCATGACGGAGCTCATGCAATGCAATGGACAGTTTTTCTTCCTCCCCTTTCTTAGTAGTTTCAATAGCCATTGTAAGATTTGCTGCCGGGAATTCAATGGGAAGCAATTCAATATTTTTCCCTTTTTCGTGCAGTGTATTATTTACATGTGTGTTTTTAAGTTTTAAAGTGGCTCCAATATCACCTGCTGTTAATTCATTTACAGGTGTACGTTTGTTCCCTTCCACTACAAAGAGCTGATTAATTTTTTCTGATGAACCTGTGTTTTCATTCACCAGTTCCATACCTGCTTTAACAACTCCGCTGAAAACTTTAAAAAGAAAGTTCACCCACATGCGGTTCAGACATTGTTTTGTAAACAAAAATGCAGGTCGGGCCGGCGTCTTCGCAGGTTAATTCTCCTCCTGTTCTTGTTTTTTGCGGCGGCATTTCATTGGCACTCGGGCACACATTATCAATAAAGCCCATGATCCTGCCACTGCCCATATCTCTTGTTGCGCTTAAACAGAACACAGGAAACAGGTCATGATTAATGAGTGATTTTTTTAACCCGATTCTCATTTCATCTTCATCGAGTTCACCTTTATCAAGGTAATGTTCCATTAAAGTTTCATCATTTACAGCAACTGCTTCTACAAGGATGCGGTGCAGGTCATCTGCTTTTGCTTTTTCTTCATCAGGGATGGGAAGTTTTTCAGGTTTTCCACCTGCATCCGGAAATTTATACATCGTCATTTTCAGTACATCCACAATAGCATTAAATCCAACACCCTGGTTTAACGGGTACTGAACTACAATAATTTTATTTCCAAAATGCGACTGAGCTTCATGAACGGTTTTATCAAAGTCAGCTGTTTCATCATCCAGTTTGTTTACTGCAAAAAGCATGGGAGTTTTAAACTGTTCGGTATAATCCCAGATGATATCTGTTCCTACTTCTACTCCATGTGCCGCATTCAGCAGCATTACTCCGGTATCGGCTACACGGAGAGCACTGATTACTTCGCCAACAAAATCATCATAGCCGGGAGTATCAATGATATTGATCTTATAGCCTTTCCATTTTGTGTGAAGTAATTTAGAGAAGATGGTGTTGCCACGTTCATGTTCCAGTTCATGATAATCAGCAACAGTATTTTTTTCGGCAATCGTTCCACGGCGTGTAATTATTCCAGCTTCAAAAAGCATACATTCCGCTAAGGTTGTCTTACCTGAGCCGGCATGGCCCAGCAAGACAATATTTTTTACGTGTGAGGTATCAAAGTCTGCCATAACAATTTTTTTTATATTAAAAGAATAGCCGTCTTACAAAAATTTGTAAGAAGCACGGCAAGCATAATCGCAGAGCACGGATAGAATTCGAATGGGTGGTTGGGAATTGTTATGTGGTTTGAAGGGTACATTGTTTTTGTACCTGGAAACTGGCTTTAAGCTTTCGCTATAAAATTGTTGAAATCGTTACGTAATTCGCTTAACGTAAGCGTTAGGGATTCATACTGGTTGTGCAAATCCTCGTGTTCATGTAATGTGTCTTCGGAAAGTTGACCATCGGCAGCAGAGTGCTCAGTTTGCAGTTTGCGGTCGTGATTTTTGATGGCCTGTTTCAGATCATGAATATTGATCTGCTGAATGTAGAACTGGTTGTGGTAGTGTTCAACTTCGGTAAGAACTTCTTTGTCTTTTTGTCCTGAGGCCAAGACCTGTAAATGATCTCTTAATTGGCCCATTTCATTGCGATAGGAACGCAGTTGCTCCCTCCAGGAGCTGCATTCCCTGTTTAACTGTGTGGAATCTAAGGAAACCATGGGAAACAGTTTTAAAAGTTAATAAATATGTTATCATCAAAGAGCTAACTAAATTTAAGCCATACTTTCCAGATAACCTATAAATATGTTGAAATAATACGCACAAAAAGAATCTTCCCGTTTTCGCATAAAATAACACTTTGTGCGTTACTTTACCTACCAAGACATTTCTATGAAACTGACCCAAATTCTAACCGCTGTGGCCTTGCTGGCCTTTTCTTCTGTTTATGCACAGGAGAAACCTGTAAAAAAAGGGAAAATGCTTTCCTACAATATCAGCTTTGCTGATTATCGACTACCGAAAAAAATCAACGATTCTTCGCTCAGTACAGCACTGAAAGAGAAAGACTGGCTGAAACCAGTCAATAAATCATTGGGTATGGGCCTTAGTTTCTGGAAAGGGCTAACCCCGCATATCGACTTTTCAGGGTCATTAACCGGAACTTTTTCCAACTTCCCTGCTTTTTTTATTAAAGGTGATACGATTGGTGAGGCAAGGTTTACACCGCAGTTAGATGCCCTGCTGCACTTCAGAATGTTTAGAGAAACAGCAGTTGTGAATCCTTTTTTAACGGGCGGTATCGGGGCGGGATATTTTCATAACCAGTTTGCAGCCTATGCTCCTTTAGGAACAGGTTTGCAATTCCGATTCAACCAGGGGGTGTACCTGTTTGTACAGATGCAATGGCGCATGAAATTAACTTCAGGGATCAATGAGGATTACATATTATATAGTGTAGGTTTTGCACAGGATGCAGTACTTAAAAAGAAAAAAAAGCCAGCTGCTGATAAGCCCGTAAAGTCAGCCCTTTTGCCTGATAAAGACGGAGATGGTGTGGAAGATAAGAACGATCAATGCCCAACTGTAAAAGGAACGGTGAATGGTTGTCCTGATGCAGATGGCGATGGTGTTGCAGATAAAGATGATAAATGTAAAGATGCAGCCGGTGTTGCAAGATATAGCGGATGCCCTGTGCCGGATGCAGACAAAGACGGCATTAATGATGAAGAAGATAAATGTAAAGACAAATCGGGTGTTGCACGATATGATGGATGCCCGATTCCTGATACAGATAAAGATGGTGTTAATGATGAAGAAGACAAATGCCCTAAAGAAGCAGGCACAGTAATAAATGGCGGCTGTCCTGAAATTAAACAGGAAGTAAAACAGAAAGTGGATTTTGCTGCCAGGAATATTTCCTTTGAATTTGCAAGTGATGTAATCCTTAAAAAATCAAACAAAGCGCTTGATGAAGTAGTTAAAATCTTACAGGACAACCCTGAACTGAAGTTAAACATCGAAGCACATGCTGACAACCGTGGTACTCCTGAACGGAATATGATGTGGAGTGAACGCAGGGCAAAGGCCGTTGCCGTTTACTTTATCCTGAAAGGAATTGCGCCAAACAGAATTAGCTATAAAGGCTTCGGCGACACAAAACCTCTGGCCGATAATGCAACCGAAAAAGGAAGGGCAAAGAACCGGAGAGTAGAAATGAAAGTGAATTATTAATTATTTAATAATATCAAAAATGGCCGGAAGTTCCGGCCATTTTTCGTTTGTAAAAAGGTTGCACGCACTGAAAAAATGTGTATAAGTATTTTTATTATCCACGCATGCAAAACACAATTAAAATACTCTACTTTAGCCTCCTAAAATTTACAAAATGAAAAAAACACTCCAACTGAGTCTGGTGCTGATAGCATCATTGCTTGTGCTCGGAATTACCGCCTGTAAAAAGAAATTAAAAGATGCCGACATTCAAACAGCGATTGAAACCGTTTTAAAAGCTGATGCTGATATGGCGGGTACAATGGTAAGCGTAAAAGATGGAGTTGCTACTTTAAGTGGGGTATGCACGGATGAAGCCTGCAAAGCCAAATGCGAAGAAGCGGTAAGAAAGATTGAAGGTGTAAAATCAATTGTCAACAATTGTACTGTAGCTCCCCCTGAAGTTGTTGTGCCTCCTGTTTCGGATGCATTAAGCCAGGCAATTGCTGATGCGGTAAAAGATTTCCCTGGTGTTAAAACAGAACTGAAAGATGGCGTACTTACACTTACCGGTGAAATTCAAAGAGCTAGTCTGCAAAAAATGATGCAGGGATTGAATGCACTGAGATCATTAGGATTGAAAGATATTAATTCAAAAGAACTGGTAAAAAAATAAACTAACGGAGGAAATAAATTATGGCATTACAAGATAAATACAAAGAACTGGTTGATACCGCAACTGCAGCACCTGTTATAAATTTAAAGGTTCGTGAACAGGATGGCGTACTATACATTGATGGTGAAAGCACAGGTGCAGTAAAACAGCAGTTGTGGGACATCTATGGCAAACTTGATCCTGATTATGCTTCAGGCGACCTGATGCTGAACATTAACAGTGTAGCAGGTATCAGCGAAGGTGCTAAATTAAAAGTAACCACCAACCGCAGCAACCTCAATATCCGCAGCGGCCCCAGTACTCAGGATACCATTGTTGGTAAAGCAGCAAGACATGAAGTTGTTACACTTGTTCGCAAAGAAAACGATCAGTGGTGGTTTATTAAAACCGATGCAGGCGAAGAAGGATATTCCTTTACACAATACTTAACACCTGTTGAATAATCTTTTAGTATAATTTTCTGAAAAGGCTTTCGAAAGGAAGCCTTTTCTATTTTTGCCGCAGCGATTAAAAGCAAACTCTATTTCAAAAAAAGAATTGACCAATAACAACAAACTGTGCACCTGCAAACATCACTTAATATCATTCAGCAACTGGCAACTGAAAAAGAAGAAGAAAACAACCGCTTTGTTTCATTCCTGAAGCAACAGGATATGGATACGACGGATGAACAGGTTAACACACTGAACAAACTCATTGAACCGCAGATTGACTGCACTGCCTGCGGCAACTGCTGCAAAAATTTAATGATCAATGTAACGGAAGAAGAAGCTGACCGTGTTGCAGCAAGATTACAACTCGACAGAAAAAATTTTGATGAACAGTACCTCGAAAAAGGCGGTTATGGTTTAATGGTCATCAATACAATTCCCTGTCATTTCTTAGCAGATAATAAATGCACAGTGTACGAAGACCGGTTTGCCGGTTGCCGTGAATTCCCCGCCCTGCATCTCCCCTATTTTACAAAGAGATTATTTACGGTGATGATGCATTACAACCGCTGCCCGATTATTTTTAATGTGGTGGAAGAACTGAAAGCAGAAACAGGATTTCATTAAAAAAAATCTGCTTTTCTTTTAAGAAGATAAAAATTATTGTATTTTTTATTCCCTTAAATCATCAGCATGAAACTAAAACTGCTCTTCCTTACAATTTCTGCCTTCTTTTCTGCACAGCTGGCAGTACAGCTAACTGACAGTTATCAGAATAAACAACTCATCAAATCAATCAGCAGTTATAAACAAAAAACAGTTCTCCGTTGCGGACCCGATTGGGAAGCCCTGAAACCTTTTTTAGAAGAAGCTGACATTCCCCCTGTACCCGGTGCAGGTAACTATAAATGGAAAATCAGCACAAAAAATGACAGTGCTCAGTTCTACTTTAACCAGGGCATTAACATGTATTATGGCTTTCACATTATTGAAGCCATGGCTTCATTCAGGAAAGCGGAGAAATTCGATCCCGGTTGTGCTATGATGCATTGGGCAAAGGCACTGGCTTTCGGGCCGAATATTAATGATCTTGGTTATGCTGCTTCTCCGGATGCATTACTTGCAGTGAATAAAGCTGCGGAGTTAAATGCATCATGCACAGCAGTAGAAAAAGCACTGATTGAAGCACAACAGATTCGGTATTCATCCGATTCAACCCAAACAAGAGAACATTTAAATCACTTGTATGCAGACAGAATGAAAGCAATTTATGAACACTTTCCGGCACATGCAGACATTGCCGCATTATATGCTGATGCTCTGATGCTGCAGCATCCATGGGACCTTTGGTTCACTAACGGCAATCCCAAACCGTGGACTCCGCAAATCAGAACGGTGCTTGAGAAATTATTGAAGAATACTCCCGCCCACCCCGGTGCTAATCATTATTACATTCATGTAATGGAGCCATCTCCGTTTGCAAGTCTTGCAATTCCAAGTGCTGACAGGTTAGGCAGTTTAACACCTGCCCTTTCGCATATGGTACATATGCCCTCACATATTTATCTGCGTACCGGTAATTATAACAAAGGCGGTATAGTAAATGAAAAAGCTGTTGACAGTTATAAAAAAATGATTCCCCTGTACAGTGCAGTTACAGGAAATGATTTTCTATACATCATTCATAACCTGCATATGCAAACCAATCATGCAATGCTTGCCGGAAAAATGAAGTATGCTGTTAAATCAGCTGAGGCAACAGCAAACAGCATCCCGAAAGAATACTTAACAATGGAAGGCGCATTGGGCAGTTATATTCAGTACATCTATATGACTACTGTATTTGTTGACATTCGTTTTGGAAGATGGGATGCATTACTTGCACAAACCAAGCCGGCTGAAAAACAGGTATACGCAACCGTTCTTTATCATTTTGGAAGAGGTATGGCAATGGCAAATAAAAACAAAACTTCAGAAGCAAAAGAAGAGTTGGCACAAATCAGTCACCTGCTTAAAGACAGCAGTCTGTATCTTCCATTCTTACCTTTTTCCCCATCTATTGAAGGAGCTGAAATTGCCGCAAGCCTGTTGGAAGGAACCATTGCATTAAAAGAAAAAACTATACAACAGCAATTGAACATTTCTCCAAAGCATCTGCATCCGAAGAACAAATGGTGTATAATGAACCAAGAGACTGGATACTGAACCCCAAACATTATCTTGGAAACGCATACCTGGAAAATAAACAGTGGAAGGAAGCTGAAACAGCTTTCAGGAATGATCTTAAAAACAATAACAATAATATCTGGGCATTAACAGGCTTGTACACTTCATTGCTGAAACAGCAGAAACAAACAGAAGCAGAAAAAATAGCACTACAAATAAAACAGGCTGCTGCTCAAACAGATGTTAAGATCAGTGCAGCAGTTTTTTAAATTGCCGTATGCGCTTTTATAAAATCGCTTACCAGGTAACTGATGAGTTTACCGGTAGTGTCGTTCTTTCTTCCATCATTTAAAAAACTGGCGCCTTCACAAATATGGAGGTAGGCAACCTTGCAGTCAGTAGCAGCAAAGCTGATGTATTTTCTTGCATGTAAGGCTGTAATGCCGCTTGGCGTAATGGCGCTGCTGAGTGTATGTTCAATACAATCAAGATCCAGCTCAATACCGGTATGCATGTCTTCCGTAAAACCGGTTGCATGTGCTACAGACTGAATAAAGTTTCTTTTTTCGTGAAGAAAAATATCTTCATACGTAATTAAATCAATGAACGGATTATTCACAATGTCGATCCACACATTCTGGTGAATATAATTTTCATGTACGCCTACCACACAGTATTTCTGCAGGTAACCATCATCTTCTGCGTAGCGGAATGCGTTACCGCTGTGTCGTCCTTCTGCAGGACGGTAATCAGTATGTGCATCGAGATTAATGCAATTAATTTGTGCAAGTGGTAAAACGCCTGCCTTATGTAAACCCTTGGCTGCACCTTTAATTAAAGGATAAGCATTATTATGTCCGCCACCAATTGCGATTGGAATTTTATTTCTTGCTGTAATGATTTTTGTTAATTGCTCTACATCTTCATCCACCAGCGTTACAGCATGACGGTAGGCTTCAATCTTTTCATCATGCCCATGAGCATTTCCTTCAATTAAAGTTTCTATGTCAGAAAAATCAAAATGACCCAGCAGCATAATTTCATCACCCTGCAAAAAATCACTGCTCTGAGTATTTAAAAAAGCATTTAAGAATGGAAACCAGGCTGTATTTGTTCCTCCTACTCCACCATTTGCTTTTACACCAATATCCTCCGGAATACCAAACAACACATACTTGGCATTTGATTTTTCCAGCACCTGTTCAAACTGTTCACGGGTATTTACAAGCTGAACCCTTTCACCTAACTTGGTTTCAAAACGGCGGATCTTGGTAAGCGTAAGAACATCCTCTTTATTATAAAAACGGAAGCGTTGCATAGTATCAAATTTGTGTCAGAATGAAGTTAGTTGTTTTATTCTAACAGAGCATCAGCTAAAAAACTCCCCGGCTATCATTACTTTATCGATAAGGTTTGAACCAAATGAATACGGAAGATATGCCAGTGAAGGGATAGGTTTTGTAAAGATGAGGTTAGCCCTTTTCCCGACTGTAATACTTCCCAGTTCATGTTCCAGTTCCATAGCACAGGCTGCATTGATGGTTGCTGCGTTGATGGCTTCTTCCGGCAACATCTTCATGCCAATACAACTCATCGCAACCACAAGGTTCATATTACTGCTGGGTGAAGAGCCGGGATTAAAATCACTTGCAAGGGCAACAGCAGCACCTGCATCAATCAATTGACGGGCCGGTTGAAAAGGCATCCGCAAAAAGAAAGCGGCAGTGGGCAGCAATGTTCCAATAGTTGATGAAGTTGCTAAATCTTTGATATCTTTTTCTGTCATTGTTTCAAGATGATCAACAGTCAATGCATTTAGCTCAATCGCTTTTTGCAGGCCGCCAATACTGTTAAGCTGATTAACATGCAGTTTGGGTGCTAACCAGTACTTTGATGCAGCTTTGCAGATCGTTTCCATTTCATCTGCAGAAAAGAACCCTTCTTCACAAAATACATCCACATAATCAGCCAGTTCTTCTTCTGCTATCACCGGAAGCATTTCATTTATGATGAGATCAATATAACCCCGATGATTTTCTTTATACTCCGGCGGGTATGTATGCGCTGCAAGAAAAGTTGCTTTTACAGGAATGGGTGAGGTTTCTTTCAGTTTTTTAATTACACGTAACATTTTTAATTCAGCTTCAACAGAAAGACCATATCCGCTTTTATTTCTACGGCACCTGTGCCTGTTTGTATCAACTCCTGCAAACGGCTCCATGCAAGCCTTACCAATTCAAGTTCTGTTTTCTCTGCCAACTTTTTTGCAGAGTTTAAAATACCTCCACCCTTTGCAGCAATTTCTGAATAGCTGAGTCCTTTTATTTTATCAACAAACTCATCTTCACGGCTGGCGGCAAACACGAGATGGGTATGACTGTCGCACCAGGTGGGTAAAACACATTGACCGGTTGCATCAAATTTATTATGAATAGTTTCTTCCCTGTTGCCAATCGCCTCCATCGTTCCATACTCAGCAATCAACCCATCTTTAACTACTAAGAAAGCATTTTCAATACAAGGCAGATTTGCCAATTCATTTCCACGGAGTAAATTCGATTTTTCTCTTACCCCAACCAGTTGCTGAATATTTGTAACAAGAACAGTCATGTTATAAATGTAGCAGATTTATTTTTGTGAACTAAATTTACAAAGTAAGTTTATTCAGTAATGGAACGCTTTACCACAATAATATTGAAATACAGAAGCCAGGGTGAAAAAACCGGCTGGACCTATATTGAAATTCCTGAAGAAATACCACAAAAACTAAAACCTGGAAATAAAAAAGAGTTTAAGGTAAAAGGCAAACTCGATCAATATAGTTTTCAACGCATGTCGTTATACCCGGTTGGTGGCGGGAAATTTATTATGTCGCTGAATGCTGACATAAGAAAAGCAATCGGAAAAAGGCAAGGCGCATCAATTAATGTTCAGATATCAGCTGACGAAAGTGAATTTATTTTTAATGCTGATTTTATGGAATGTCTGAATGATGAGCCAAAAGCACTGAATCATTTCAAAACGCTGCCCGGCTCCCATCAACGCTATTTCAGCAAATGGATCGAAAGTGCAAAAACAGAAATAACCAGGGCAAAACGGATTGTAATGGCAGTAAATGCTTTGTCGAAAAAATGGGGTTACGGGGAAATGATCAGGGCCGGTAAGGACCGAAAAGACTCTTTTAGCTGAACTCTTATCAACAAAAACAATTGTTAGTGTGCATAATCAGTCGCAAAAAATACTTTTTGGCCGGGTTACTTTTTTTTGAAATATGTATAAACAGCGGAAAGAATTGCTTTCCGGCCGGGCTTTTTGTTTACACCGCTGAACAGTATCGCCTGGCTAAACACTTAAACTTACATTAAGAATTATGGTACAAAAAACTTATTTCAAGACAAAAGATTACTGCAAAGTGAAGTTTGCATTTAAGCCTGAAAATGCCGAAACAGTTGAAATCCTTGGCTTGAACAGTGACTGGAAGAACTCTATTGTAATGAGTAAAAAGAAAGACGGAACCTTCAGTGATGAAGTTAACCTGCCTAAAGAAACAAAACACGAATTTAAATACTTAGTGAATGCAACTGAATGGCTGAATGAGCCCGAAGCTGACGAATTACTGCCAAACGAATTTGGTGGAAGCAACAGTGTAATCGTGTTGTAATTTTTACTAACCTTTTATCAATATATAAACCGGTAGTTTTTGCATCATGTTTGAACATGATGCAAAAACTACCGGTTATTTCTATGTTCCTGATATGAATTTTAATTCAGAAATTAAAATCATATCAGTAGCCACCCATTCTTCTTCGCCTGATAATTTCTTTTATCAGCTTCTCCATTTCAACTGCGTGAAAAACAATTGCTGATGCACCAAAACAAATGGCCAGTTCATTTACTGTAAGTGGATTGGTTTTAAAAATTTCATTTGCAAAAGGCAGATAAATAACTCCCATCTGCAATAAAATTGTCAGCAACACAGCGCCAACCAGCGGCATATTACTGAAAATGCCCTGTTTAAATAAAAATTCCCTTTCACTCCTGATCGCCATAACATGTCCTAATTGTGTTAAGGCCAAAACTGTAAACACCATTGTTTGCCAATGTTCATTTCCATTATTAATGGCCCATGCCTGTACCCCAAGCGTAACACCGGCCATTAACAAACCAACCCATGCAATATGATAGCCAATGCCTCCTGCAAATAAGTTCTCCGTTGTTTTACGGGGTGGGCGATTCATAATATCTTTTTCTTCTTTCTCACTTGCCAGCGCAAGACCGGGCAATCCATCAGTAACAAGATTGATCCACAAAATATGAATGGGCAATAACGGAATAGGCAATCCTATCAACGGAGCAAGAAACAAAGTCCATATTTCTGCACCATTACAGGTCATGATGTACTTTACAAACTTGCGGATATTATCATAAATGCGTCTTCCTTCTTTTACAGCTTTTACAATGGTGGCAAAATTATCATCGAGCAGAATCATATGTGCTGCTT carries:
- a CDS encoding isoamylase early set domain-containing protein, whose product is MVQKTYFKTKDYCKVKFAFKPENAETVEILGLNSDWKNSIVMSKKKDGTFSDEVNLPKETKHEFKYLVNATEWLNEPEADELLPNEFGGSNSVIVL
- a CDS encoding formimidoylglutamase, with product MQRFRFYNKEDVLTLTKIRRFETKLGERVQLVNTREQFEQVLEKSNAKYVLFGIPEDIGVKANGGVGGTNTAWFPFLNAFLNTQSSDFLQGDEIMLLGHFDFSDIETLIEGNAHGHDEKIEAYRHAVTLVDEDVEQLTKIITARNKIPIAIGGGHNNAYPLIKGAAKGLHKAGVLPLAQINCINLDAHTDYRPAEGRHSGNAFRYAEDDGYLQKYCVVGVHENYIHQNVWIDIVNNPFIDLITYEDIFLHEKRNFIQSVAHATGFTEDMHTGIELDLDCIEHTLSSAITPSGITALHARKYISFAATDCKVAYLHICEGASFLNDGRKNDTTGKLISYLVSDFIKAHTAI
- a CDS encoding DUF1905 domain-containing protein: MERFTTIILKYRSQGEKTGWTYIEIPEEIPQKLKPGNKKEFKVKGKLDQYSFQRMSLYPVGGGKFIMSLNADIRKAIGKRQGASINVQISADESEFIFNADFMECLNDEPKALNHFKTLPGSHQRYFSKWIESAKTEITRAKRIVMAVNALSKKWGYGEMIRAGKDRKDSFS
- a CDS encoding YkgJ family cysteine cluster protein, with product MHLQTSLNIIQQLATEKEEENNRFVSFLKQQDMDTTDEQVNTLNKLIEPQIDCTACGNCCKNLMINVTEEEADRVAARLQLDRKNFDEQYLEKGGYGLMVINTIPCHFLADNKCTVYEDRFAGCREFPALHLPYFTKRLFTVMMHYNRCPIIFNVVEELKAETGFH
- a CDS encoding OmpA family protein encodes the protein MKLTQILTAVALLAFSSVYAQEKPVKKGKMLSYNISFADYRLPKKINDSSLSTALKEKDWLKPVNKSLGMGLSFWKGLTPHIDFSGSLTGTFSNFPAFFIKGDTIGEARFTPQLDALLHFRMFRETAVVNPFLTGGIGAGYFHNQFAAYAPLGTGLQFRFNQGVYLFVQMQWRMKLTSGINEDYILYSVGFAQDAVLKKKKKPAADKPVKSALLPDKDGDGVEDKNDQCPTVKGTVNGCPDADGDGVADKDDKCKDAAGVARYSGCPVPDADKDGINDEEDKCKDKSGVARYDGCPIPDTDKDGVNDEEDKCPKEAGTVINGGCPEIKQEVKQKVDFAARNISFEFASDVILKKSNKALDEVVKILQDNPELKLNIEAHADNRGTPERNMMWSERRAKAVAVYFILKGIAPNRISYKGFGDTKPLADNATEKGRAKNRRVEMKVNY
- a CDS encoding BON domain-containing protein translates to MKKTLQLSLVLIASLLVLGITACKKKLKDADIQTAIETVLKADADMAGTMVSVKDGVATLSGVCTDEACKAKCEEAVRKIEGVKSIVNNCTVAPPEVVVPPVSDALSQAIADAVKDFPGVKTELKDGVLTLTGEIQRASLQKMMQGLNALRSLGLKDINSKELVKK
- a CDS encoding SH3 domain-containing protein; protein product: MALQDKYKELVDTATAAPVINLKVREQDGVLYIDGESTGAVKQQLWDIYGKLDPDYASGDLMLNINSVAGISEGAKLKVTTNRSNLNIRSGPSTQDTIVGKAARHEVVTLVRKENDQWWFIKTDAGEEGYSFTQYLTPVE